The following are encoded together in the Dehalococcoidales bacterium genome:
- the fusA gene encoding elongation factor G: protein MNQYHAGSIRNVVIMGHGSEGKTSLVEAICFNSGAINRLGKVDNGTSVSDFDPDEIKRKLSINLSLLPVEWEGIKINFIDSPGYPDFLGDVKSAARVCEGAVIVLAANSDVKTGTEIAWDLSKEENLSRIFFVSKMERENADFFKVKAEIQEKFGNNCLPIQIPVGSQADFKGVIDLISGICYTGTERNQTEIPAELKDRVAEEKEKLVEAIAETDDDLIEKYLAGETISSEALTLVLVRAIKSGAISPIMCGSGLANIGAIDLMNAIKDLLPSPEERDIKLAETSTIKELKANETGPLAALVFKTSADPYVGKLSMFRVYSGHIDSNSQVWNVNQGASERIGQLFIPRGKSQESVPHIAAGDIGAVAKLAVTATGDTLGDQSNPAILEPVIFPSPCYSVAVYPHSKEDVDKLGSSLARIVEEDPTMNVSRDPDTGETILSGLGDTQVEVAAERMHRKFGVGVDLKTPKVAYKETISHKVTAEHKHKKQSGGHGQYGHVMMELEPLPRGSGNEFATRIVGGSIPKNYLPAVEKGVMEAVKEGVLAGCPVVDVRATAYDGSFHPVDSSEICFKIAGSQAFKKGMTAANPILLEPIMNLKVVIPGDYTGDVVGDLNTKRARVNGITPEGDMNIIEAQVPLAEVNRYAIDLKSITQGRGKFSLEFDHYEEVPAHLAQKISEESQVDKEESK from the coding sequence ATGAACCAGTACCACGCCGGAAGTATCAGAAATGTTGTAATTATGGGGCACGGCTCTGAGGGTAAGACCTCTCTTGTGGAGGCAATTTGTTTTAATAGCGGGGCAATCAACCGCCTCGGCAAAGTTGATAATGGTACGTCTGTTTCAGATTTCGATCCCGACGAAATCAAAAGAAAGCTCAGTATCAACCTCTCCCTTCTCCCAGTCGAATGGGAAGGAATAAAAATCAATTTCATCGATAGCCCTGGGTACCCTGATTTTTTAGGGGATGTAAAATCCGCCGCCAGAGTCTGCGAAGGAGCTGTAATAGTCCTGGCAGCCAATTCAGATGTTAAAACCGGTACTGAAATTGCATGGGATTTATCCAAAGAAGAAAACTTGAGCCGTATTTTCTTTGTTTCTAAAATGGAAAGAGAGAATGCTGATTTCTTTAAAGTAAAAGCCGAAATTCAGGAAAAATTCGGTAACAACTGCCTCCCTATACAAATACCGGTCGGCTCCCAGGCAGATTTCAAAGGTGTGATTGACCTCATCAGCGGAATTTGTTACACCGGCACCGAAAGAAACCAAACCGAAATTCCAGCAGAATTAAAAGACAGGGTAGCAGAAGAAAAAGAGAAATTGGTTGAGGCTATCGCTGAAACCGATGATGACCTTATAGAAAAATACCTGGCTGGCGAAACGATTTCCAGCGAGGCTCTTACTTTGGTACTGGTTAGAGCGATCAAATCAGGCGCTATTTCACCTATCATGTGTGGTTCCGGCCTGGCAAACATCGGAGCTATAGATTTAATGAACGCCATTAAGGATCTTTTACCTTCCCCAGAGGAAAGAGATATCAAGCTGGCGGAAACATCAACAATCAAAGAGCTGAAAGCGAATGAAACCGGTCCGCTGGCTGCTCTTGTCTTCAAAACCAGCGCTGATCCTTACGTAGGCAAGCTTTCCATGTTCCGCGTTTACTCCGGACACATCGATTCAAACTCTCAAGTTTGGAATGTCAACCAGGGCGCCAGCGAAAGAATCGGGCAGCTTTTTATACCCCGCGGGAAAAGTCAGGAATCGGTTCCCCATATAGCAGCTGGTGATATCGGTGCTGTTGCCAAACTGGCAGTTACAGCTACTGGGGATACTCTCGGAGATCAATCCAATCCGGCGATTCTTGAACCTGTAATATTCCCTTCACCATGCTATTCTGTTGCAGTTTACCCTCATAGCAAAGAGGATGTAGACAAGCTCGGTTCTTCTCTAGCCAGGATTGTTGAAGAAGATCCTACAATGAACGTTAGCCGAGATCCCGATACAGGTGAAACTATACTTTCCGGCCTTGGTGACACACAAGTCGAAGTCGCAGCAGAAAGAATGCACCGCAAGTTTGGAGTGGGAGTAGACCTTAAAACACCCAAGGTTGCTTATAAAGAAACCATATCTCATAAGGTTACTGCCGAACACAAGCACAAAAAACAATCTGGTGGTCATGGCCAATATGGGCATGTAATGATGGAACTTGAACCTTTACCCCGCGGCAGCGGCAATGAATTTGCCACACGCATCGTGGGCGGTTCGATCCCCAAAAACTACTTGCCTGCAGTTGAAAAAGGTGTCATGGAAGCGGTTAAGGAAGGTGTATTAGCTGGATGTCCGGTTGTGGATGTCAGAGCAACGGCTTATGATGGAAGCTTCCATCCGGTCGACTCCAGCGAAATCTGTTTTAAGATTGCCGGTTCCCAGGCATTCAAAAAAGGAATGACCGCAGCTAATCCTATACTTCTTGAGCCAATCATGAATCTGAAAGTTGTCATACCTGGTGATTACACCGGTGATGTAGTTGGAGATTTAAACACCAAGCGCGCAAGAGTAAATGGTATCACCCCCGAAGGAGATATGAACATTATTGAAGCACAGGTTCCACTTGCGGAAGTCAATCGTTATGCAATCGATTTAAAGTCAATCACCCAGGGTCGGGGCAAGTTCAGCTTGGAATTTGACCACTACGAAGAAGTGCCAGCACACCTCGCGCAAAAGATATCTGAAGAATCCCAGGTGGATAAAGAAGAAAGCAAATAG
- the prmC gene encoding peptide chain release factor N(5)-glutamine methyltransferase has protein sequence MNRAEALREGKEKLRFADFSEADLEAEVLLRHVLKINRAGLFSSLYENISSHEYTRYLEFLNRRLQNEPLNYIIRYREFYGLGFYVDSRVLIPRPETEMLVEEAIRIGLQLKNPVVCDVGTGSGAIAISLAKNLPQAKIYGIDINNGCIQVARKNAILHEVEDRINFITGDLLTLLPEPVDLIVANLPYVKQSDVRNVPGEPVVALDGGYDGLNVIRRLVLQVGMYIKQGCICLLEIGENQDREIQDFIECKLPDAGIKVSEDFAGINRMITITLP, from the coding sequence TTGAACCGGGCGGAAGCTCTGCGAGAAGGAAAGGAAAAACTGCGCTTTGCAGACTTTTCTGAAGCTGATCTGGAAGCCGAGGTCCTTCTGCGCCATGTATTGAAAATTAATCGGGCTGGTTTATTCTCGTCCTTATACGAGAATATATCTTCCCACGAATACACCCGGTATCTGGAATTTTTAAATAGGCGGCTTCAAAACGAGCCGCTGAATTATATCATACGGTATCGGGAATTTTATGGATTAGGTTTTTACGTTGACTCGAGAGTCTTGATTCCAAGGCCGGAAACAGAAATGCTTGTTGAAGAAGCTATTAGAATTGGCCTGCAATTGAAAAATCCGGTTGTGTGTGATGTGGGTACCGGCAGTGGTGCGATAGCGATATCACTCGCTAAGAATCTTCCGCAAGCGAAGATATATGGTATCGATATAAATAACGGATGCATACAAGTTGCACGTAAAAATGCCATATTGCACGAGGTTGAGGACAGGATCAATTTCATCACTGGAGACTTGTTAACATTATTGCCAGAGCCAGTTGATTTAATCGTCGCCAATTTACCTTATGTAAAACAAAGTGATGTTCGCAATGTACCTGGGGAACCGGTTGTTGCCCTTGATGGAGGGTATGATGGGCTTAATGTTATCAGAAGACTGGTGTTACAAGTTGGGATGTATATAAAACAAGGGTGTATTTGCTTGTTGGAGATCGGAGAAAATCAGGACAGGGAAATCCAGGATTTTATTGAGTGTAAACTTCCAGATGCTGGTATAAAAGTCAGCGAAGATTTTGCTGGTATCAACCGTATGATTACCATTACCCTGCCGTAA
- the prfA gene encoding peptide chain release factor 1: MLERLENIVERYNELEREMTYGEVISNPKALQKIAQERASLEPIVEKCSSLKAILRQMQEARQILDDDIDEELREMAEAEIEDLEEKRQQLEHELKMDLMPKDPNDERNIIMEIRAGTGGDEAGLFAGDLFRMYSRYAAIRNWNVEIIDMNETSIGSIKEVVFEINGRGAYSRLKYESGVHRVQRVPTTESSGRIHTSTATVAVLPEAEEVEVDISENDLRIDIFHSGGAGGQNVNKVATAVRITHYPTGIVVTCQDERSQLKNRTKAMSVLRAKLLDLETRKQKSEITEQRRSQVGTGERAEKIRTYNFPQDRLTDHRIGLSVHNLEKIMEGNLDELLDALATEFQARLLEAELS; this comes from the coding sequence ATGTTAGAAAGACTGGAAAACATCGTTGAGCGCTATAACGAGCTGGAGCGGGAGATGACCTATGGGGAGGTTATCTCCAATCCTAAAGCGTTGCAAAAAATTGCACAGGAACGAGCATCGCTGGAGCCAATTGTAGAAAAATGCAGTTCTTTGAAAGCAATCTTGCGCCAGATGCAAGAAGCGCGGCAAATACTTGATGATGATATTGATGAAGAATTGAGGGAGATGGCTGAAGCTGAAATAGAAGATCTGGAAGAAAAACGACAACAATTGGAACATGAATTGAAAATGGATCTGATGCCGAAGGATCCCAATGATGAGCGAAATATTATTATGGAAATACGCGCTGGTACAGGCGGAGATGAAGCAGGTTTGTTTGCCGGGGATTTGTTTCGCATGTATAGCCGCTATGCTGCGATCAGGAACTGGAACGTCGAAATAATCGATATGAACGAAACATCTATTGGTTCTATTAAAGAAGTTGTATTTGAAATAAACGGTCGGGGAGCATACAGCCGTTTAAAATATGAAAGCGGTGTACACAGGGTGCAGCGCGTACCGACAACTGAATCATCGGGCCGTATTCATACCTCAACTGCCACAGTTGCTGTTTTACCCGAAGCCGAAGAAGTTGAAGTTGATATTAGTGAGAATGACTTGAGGATAGATATTTTTCACAGTGGCGGTGCCGGTGGGCAGAATGTAAACAAGGTTGCTACCGCTGTTCGCATAACCCATTACCCGACCGGGATTGTGGTTACTTGCCAGGATGAACGCTCCCAGTTGAAAAACCGCACCAAGGCAATGTCGGTATTGAGGGCAAAGCTGCTTGATTTGGAAACGCGTAAACAGAAATCTGAAATTACAGAACAGCGGCGCTCGCAAGTAGGTACAGGAGAACGAGCGGAAAAGATACGAACATATAATTTTCCTCAAGATCGGTTAACTGACCATCGAATTGGTTTGAGCGTTCATAATCTGGAAAAAATCATGGAGGGCAACCTGGACGAATTACTGGATGCGCTGGCTACCGAATTTCAGGCTAGGTTGCTGGAGGCGGAATTGTCTTGA
- a CDS encoding NDP-sugar synthase has translation MKAIILIGGLGTRLEPLTITTPKTMVPVINKPFLEYLINKIKHCGISSIVLSAGHLANSIPEYFGNGERFGVNLHYVVEKTPLGTGGGIKNAEEYLDETFLVVNGDVFTDIDILQMEKFHMSKGSLATIALTPVDDPTRYGVIETDGTGKVLRFLEKPSPEEVTTNMINAGLIIMEPSLLALIPTGIKFSYEKQLFPALLADGKPVYAYSTNDYWIDIGTPEKYFELNVDLLSGKSCQYTPASSSQIYQGDNVSIEQGVSLKQTVVIGNDTTIEAGAVIQNSLIWNTSSIGQGAIIRNTIIADECNIGPRCIIEGAVLGSRVQLSGEVVLSSGSRVYPNTVLH, from the coding sequence ATGAAAGCAATAATATTGATTGGAGGATTGGGTACCAGGCTGGAACCGCTGACTATCACCACACCAAAAACAATGGTTCCTGTCATAAATAAGCCCTTTCTTGAGTATTTAATTAATAAGATTAAACATTGCGGCATCAGTTCAATTGTGTTGTCAGCCGGGCATCTGGCAAACAGTATACCGGAGTATTTTGGTAATGGAGAACGGTTTGGGGTAAATCTGCATTATGTTGTAGAAAAGACTCCTTTGGGAACAGGTGGAGGCATAAAGAACGCTGAAGAGTATTTGGATGAAACTTTTTTGGTCGTCAATGGGGATGTATTTACCGATATTGATATTCTGCAGATGGAAAAATTCCATATGTCCAAGGGCTCATTGGCTACTATCGCTCTTACTCCGGTTGACGATCCAACCCGCTATGGCGTCATAGAGACAGACGGCACCGGCAAAGTCTTAAGATTTTTAGAAAAGCCCTCCCCTGAAGAAGTGACTACCAATATGATAAATGCTGGGCTGATTATAATGGAACCTTCTCTGCTGGCATTGATTCCGACAGGTATCAAATTCAGTTATGAAAAGCAACTTTTTCCTGCTCTTCTCGCCGATGGCAAACCGGTGTATGCTTATTCCACTAATGATTACTGGATAGATATTGGGACTCCAGAAAAATACTTTGAACTTAATGTCGATCTTCTCTCTGGGAAAAGTTGTCAGTATACACCTGCCTCATCATCTCAAATCTACCAGGGGGACAATGTTTCCATTGAACAAGGCGTTAGCTTGAAACAGACTGTAGTAATCGGAAATGACACAACTATAGAAGCCGGAGCTGTTATCCAAAACAGTCTTATTTGGAATACATCCTCAATCGGTCAAGGTGCAATTATACGAAATACGATTATCGCGGATGAGTGTAATATTGGACCTAGATGTATAATAGAAGGTGCAGTATTGGGTAGCCGCGTACAACTATCAGGTGAGGTTGTGCTTTCATCCGGCAGCCGGGTTTATCCCAACACCGTTCTCCATTAA
- the mobB gene encoding molybdopterin-guanine dinucleotide biosynthesis protein B, whose amino-acid sequence MPPIITIVGRSNSGKTTLVEKLVRELTGRGYRIATIKDSHKQPTFDAEGKDSARHAAAGSITTAIRTQTQIVIIHNKSNTEASLDELVRLLGEDADFIIAEGFKYANAPKIEVHRAGMTLLENPQGLIAVATDEKLDIKVPQFDINDFSGICDLLEKEFIIPNQHRIALYINNTPVDLKEFPDEIIENVITNMVHSLKGVNHIENIDISIRKSENKS is encoded by the coding sequence GTGCCACCGATTATTACTATTGTAGGTCGTTCCAATTCTGGTAAGACCACGTTGGTCGAAAAGCTTGTTCGTGAACTAACTGGCAGGGGATATCGTATCGCCACCATCAAAGATTCTCACAAGCAACCCACGTTTGACGCAGAAGGCAAAGATAGCGCTCGACATGCAGCAGCTGGAAGCATTACTACGGCAATTAGAACGCAGACTCAAATTGTAATTATACATAATAAGAGTAACACAGAAGCCAGCTTGGATGAACTCGTCCGATTACTGGGTGAAGATGCAGACTTTATCATCGCCGAAGGTTTTAAATACGCCAATGCCCCCAAGATTGAAGTTCATCGGGCCGGCATGACCCTTCTGGAGAATCCGCAAGGCCTGATAGCAGTAGCTACTGATGAAAAATTGGATATTAAAGTACCCCAATTCGATATTAATGATTTTTCCGGAATTTGCGATCTGTTGGAAAAAGAATTCATCATCCCTAACCAGCATCGTATTGCGCTTTACATAAATAATACGCCTGTAGATCTCAAGGAATTCCCGGATGAAATCATAGAAAACGTAATTACAAATATGGTTCACAGCCTTAAAGGAGTAAACCATATTGAAAATATTGATATATCGATAAGAAAATCTGAAAATAAGAGTTAA